From a region of the Vicinamibacterales bacterium genome:
- a CDS encoding DUF58 domain-containing protein, whose amino-acid sequence MPLRFQDDFLRKLEYLHVVSRREFAGQNRADRRTPKRGRGIEFADHRAYAPGDDFRHIDWKAYKRLNRLLLRLFDEEQDLPIYLILDVSGSMAEPAKFDMARRLTAALCYIGLAHLDRMSILTFARGIVQETSPGRGKGRIFRVFGQLETLEAGGETDLRASCKAFASRSRQIGLAVILSDFLEPAGADVGLKILRTLGHDVFAIHVASKADRDPGALGDVRFVDTETGEMRELEVTPKLADAYGRAWDRHALELQRFCGRYGIGYLRADVDRPFEEIVLKAFRQGRFLA is encoded by the coding sequence ATGCCGCTGCGGTTCCAGGACGATTTTCTTCGCAAGCTCGAATACCTGCACGTCGTCTCGCGGCGGGAGTTCGCCGGGCAGAACCGCGCCGATCGGCGCACCCCGAAGCGCGGCCGCGGCATCGAGTTCGCCGACCATCGCGCCTATGCCCCGGGCGATGACTTCCGGCACATCGACTGGAAGGCCTACAAGCGCCTGAACCGGCTGCTGCTGCGGCTGTTCGACGAAGAGCAGGATCTGCCGATCTACCTGATCCTCGACGTCAGCGGATCGATGGCCGAGCCCGCCAAGTTCGACATGGCGCGGCGGCTCACCGCGGCGCTCTGCTACATCGGGCTCGCGCACCTCGATCGGATGTCGATCCTGACCTTCGCCCGCGGCATCGTCCAGGAGACCTCACCGGGGCGCGGCAAGGGCCGCATCTTCCGTGTGTTCGGCCAGCTCGAGACCCTGGAGGCCGGCGGCGAAACCGATTTGCGCGCCTCGTGCAAGGCGTTCGCCTCGCGCTCGCGGCAGATTGGGCTCGCGGTCATCCTCTCCGACTTCCTCGAGCCGGCGGGGGCGGACGTCGGCTTGAAAATCCTGCGCACGCTCGGACACGACGTGTTTGCCATTCACGTGGCGTCGAAGGCGGATCGGGACCCGGGCGCGCTCGGTGACGTGCGGTTCGTCGACACCGAGACGGGAGAGATGCGGGAGCTCGAAGTGACGCCGAAGCTCGCCGACGCCTACGGCCGTGCCTGGGACCGCCACGCGCTCGAGCTGCAGCGTTTCTGCGGCCGCTACGGCATCGGCTACCTGCGCGCCGACGTCGATCGTCCGTTCGAGGAGATCGTGCTCAAGGCGTTCCGGCAGGGACGGTTCCTCGCATGA
- a CDS encoding MoxR family ATPase, whose translation MTTTAVAASIEQFRDRFQNITREIGKRIVGNDDIVSLTVTSLLAGGHVLLEGIPGVGKTSLVHTLADVLHLTFSRIQFTPDLMPADIVGTHIVQEQQQGGGAFFEFQPGPIFANVVLADEINRATPKTQSALLEAMQDVSVSVGKTTYRLEQPFFVMATQNPLEMEGTYPLPEAQLDRFFFKLKVLYPPEEAMHTILERTTQNETPSVSRIVEGAAILEMRNTARAVAVAKPVQAYAIRLTLGSHADSPYASPLVKRYVRYGASPRAAQTLVLAAKIQALNRGQAFISPDDVRAVAMPALRHRLLLNFEGEADEVSTDTIVAELLRTVSA comes from the coding sequence ATGACCACGACCGCTGTCGCCGCCTCGATCGAGCAGTTCCGCGATCGCTTTCAGAACATCACCCGTGAGATCGGCAAGCGCATCGTCGGCAACGACGACATCGTGAGCCTGACCGTCACCAGTTTGCTGGCCGGCGGCCACGTGCTGCTCGAGGGCATACCCGGGGTCGGCAAGACGAGCCTCGTCCACACGCTGGCCGACGTGCTGCATCTGACGTTCTCGCGCATCCAGTTCACGCCGGACCTGATGCCGGCCGACATCGTCGGCACCCACATCGTGCAGGAGCAGCAGCAGGGCGGCGGCGCCTTTTTCGAGTTCCAGCCGGGCCCGATCTTCGCCAACGTCGTGCTCGCCGACGAGATCAACCGGGCCACGCCCAAGACGCAGTCGGCCCTGCTCGAAGCGATGCAGGACGTCAGCGTCTCGGTCGGCAAGACGACCTACCGCCTCGAGCAGCCGTTCTTCGTCATGGCCACGCAGAACCCGCTCGAGATGGAAGGCACCTATCCGCTGCCCGAGGCGCAGCTCGATCGCTTCTTCTTCAAGCTCAAGGTCCTCTACCCGCCGGAAGAGGCGATGCACACGATTCTCGAGCGGACGACCCAGAACGAGACGCCGTCGGTCTCGCGGATCGTGGAGGGGGCCGCGATCCTGGAGATGCGCAACACGGCCCGCGCGGTCGCCGTGGCGAAGCCCGTGCAGGCGTATGCCATCCGCCTGACGCTCGGCTCCCACGCCGACTCACCGTACGCCAGTCCGCTGGTGAAGCGATACGTCCGCTACGGCGCCAGCCCGCGCGCCGCGCAAACGCTCGTCCTCGCCGCGAAGATCCAGGCCCTCAATCGCGGCCAGGCGTTCATCTCCCCCGACGACGTCCGCGCCGTCGCCATGCCGGCGCTGCGGCACCGGCTCCTGCTCAATTTCGAAGGCGAGGCCGACGAGGTGAGCACCGACACGATCGTCGCCGAACTGCTCCGCACGGTTTCGGCCTAG